In a genomic window of Zootoca vivipara chromosome 5, rZooViv1.1, whole genome shotgun sequence:
- the AP1S3 gene encoding AP-1 complex subunit sigma-3 isoform X4: protein MQFILLFSRQGKLRLQKWFITLPEKEKKKITREIVQIILSRNQKMSSFVDWKDLKLVYKRYASLYFCCAVEEQDNELLTLEVVHRYVELLDRYFGNVCELDIIFNFEKAYFILDEFLMGGEIQETSKKSAVKAIEDADMLQETMEEYMSKPAF, encoded by the exons ATGCAGTTTATACTGCTCTTCAGCCGACAAGGGAAATTAAGACTCCAGAAATGGTTTATTACACTGcctgaaaaagagaagaagaagatcacCCGAGAAATTGTGCAGATTATTTTGTCTCGCAACCAGAAAATGAGCAGTTTTGTTGACTGGAAAGACCTCAAGCTTGTTTACAAAAG GTATGCTAGTTTATATTTCTGCTGTGCAGTTGAAGAGCAGGATAACGAACTCTTGACCCTAGAAGTTGTCCATCGTTATGTAGAGCTATTGGACAGATATTTTGGCAAT GTGTGTGAACTGGATATTATTTTCAATTTTGAAAAGGCGTACTTTATCCTTGATGAGTTTCTGATGGGAGGGGAAATTCAAGAGACTTCCAAAAAATCTGCAGTGAAAGCTATAGAAGATGCTGATATGTTACAAGAG ACAATGGAAGAATATATGAGCAAGCCTGCCTTCTAA
- the AP1S3 gene encoding AP-1 complex subunit sigma-3 isoform X1 has translation MNKKSTKEEEICNPVQQEYLDLWPFNSFGFDRINIGLKPGPPLQQAVNCAMQFILLFSRQGKLRLQKWFITLPEKEKKKITREIVQIILSRNQKMSSFVDWKDLKLVYKRYASLYFCCAVEEQDNELLTLEVVHRYVELLDRYFGNVCELDIIFNFEKAYFILDEFLMGGEIQETSKKSAVKAIEDADMLQETMEEYMSKPAF, from the exons ATGAATAAGAAAAGCACAAAGGAAGAGGAAATCTGCAACCCAGTTCAACAAGAATATCTGGATTTGTGGCCATTTAATAGCTTTGGCTTTGACAGGATAAACATTGGTTTGAAACCAGGTCCTCCACTTCAGCAGGCTGTCAACTGTGCA ATGCAGTTTATACTGCTCTTCAGCCGACAAGGGAAATTAAGACTCCAGAAATGGTTTATTACACTGcctgaaaaagagaagaagaagatcacCCGAGAAATTGTGCAGATTATTTTGTCTCGCAACCAGAAAATGAGCAGTTTTGTTGACTGGAAAGACCTCAAGCTTGTTTACAAAAG GTATGCTAGTTTATATTTCTGCTGTGCAGTTGAAGAGCAGGATAACGAACTCTTGACCCTAGAAGTTGTCCATCGTTATGTAGAGCTATTGGACAGATATTTTGGCAAT GTGTGTGAACTGGATATTATTTTCAATTTTGAAAAGGCGTACTTTATCCTTGATGAGTTTCTGATGGGAGGGGAAATTCAAGAGACTTCCAAAAAATCTGCAGTGAAAGCTATAGAAGATGCTGATATGTTACAAGAG ACAATGGAAGAATATATGAGCAAGCCTGCCTTCTAA
- the AP1S3 gene encoding AP-1 complex subunit sigma-3 isoform X3, producing the protein MMQFILLFSRQGKLRLQKWFITLPEKEKKKITREIVQIILSRNQKMSSFVDWKDLKLVYKRYASLYFCCAVEEQDNELLTLEVVHRYVELLDRYFGNVCELDIIFNFEKAYFILDEFLMGGEIQETSKKSAVKAIEDADMLQETMEEYMSKPAF; encoded by the exons ATG ATGCAGTTTATACTGCTCTTCAGCCGACAAGGGAAATTAAGACTCCAGAAATGGTTTATTACACTGcctgaaaaagagaagaagaagatcacCCGAGAAATTGTGCAGATTATTTTGTCTCGCAACCAGAAAATGAGCAGTTTTGTTGACTGGAAAGACCTCAAGCTTGTTTACAAAAG GTATGCTAGTTTATATTTCTGCTGTGCAGTTGAAGAGCAGGATAACGAACTCTTGACCCTAGAAGTTGTCCATCGTTATGTAGAGCTATTGGACAGATATTTTGGCAAT GTGTGTGAACTGGATATTATTTTCAATTTTGAAAAGGCGTACTTTATCCTTGATGAGTTTCTGATGGGAGGGGAAATTCAAGAGACTTCCAAAAAATCTGCAGTGAAAGCTATAGAAGATGCTGATATGTTACAAGAG ACAATGGAAGAATATATGAGCAAGCCTGCCTTCTAA
- the AP1S3 gene encoding AP-1 complex subunit sigma-3 isoform X2: MVKAVPDRFLPIMQMQFILLFSRQGKLRLQKWFITLPEKEKKKITREIVQIILSRNQKMSSFVDWKDLKLVYKRYASLYFCCAVEEQDNELLTLEVVHRYVELLDRYFGNVCELDIIFNFEKAYFILDEFLMGGEIQETSKKSAVKAIEDADMLQETMEEYMSKPAF; this comes from the exons ATGGTGAAAGCTGTACCTGACAGGTTTCTACCTATCATGCAG ATGCAGTTTATACTGCTCTTCAGCCGACAAGGGAAATTAAGACTCCAGAAATGGTTTATTACACTGcctgaaaaagagaagaagaagatcacCCGAGAAATTGTGCAGATTATTTTGTCTCGCAACCAGAAAATGAGCAGTTTTGTTGACTGGAAAGACCTCAAGCTTGTTTACAAAAG GTATGCTAGTTTATATTTCTGCTGTGCAGTTGAAGAGCAGGATAACGAACTCTTGACCCTAGAAGTTGTCCATCGTTATGTAGAGCTATTGGACAGATATTTTGGCAAT GTGTGTGAACTGGATATTATTTTCAATTTTGAAAAGGCGTACTTTATCCTTGATGAGTTTCTGATGGGAGGGGAAATTCAAGAGACTTCCAAAAAATCTGCAGTGAAAGCTATAGAAGATGCTGATATGTTACAAGAG ACAATGGAAGAATATATGAGCAAGCCTGCCTTCTAA